A DNA window from Roseovarius sp. Pro17 contains the following coding sequences:
- a CDS encoding copper oxidase, whose protein sequence is MLNRRQLLGAGAAGAAMVSSKAWSKTTNMGLPEAAQMDSAATAITPRPSSGPDYNPVVTLNGWTLPHRMNNGIKEFHLIAEPVERELADGMIAHLWGYNGQSTGPTIEAVEGDRVRIYVTNRLPEHTTVHWHGMILPSGMDGVGGLSHPGIPPGKTYVYEFDLIKSGTFMYHPHADEMVQMAMGMMGMFVVHPKDPTFMPVDRDFLIMLNAFDIDPGTYVPRIMTMTDFNLWTWNSRIFPDIDPLVVNKGDRVRVRVGNLTMTNHPIHMHGYDFKVTCTDGGWVPEAARWPEVSIDIPVGAMRAYEFTADHLGDWAIHCHKSHHTMNAMGHDVPTFIGVDKKPLAQKIRQFQPEYMPMGTAGMADMGRMEMPLPDNTVPMMTGWGPYGPIEMGGMFSVVKVRDGIDADDYSDPGWYENPPGEQAYEWTGELPEFASNSSPKTILTPKPTSKG, encoded by the coding sequence ATGTTGAACAGACGTCAATTACTCGGGGCCGGCGCCGCAGGTGCGGCCATGGTTTCATCAAAGGCTTGGAGCAAGACCACGAACATGGGCCTGCCCGAAGCCGCCCAGATGGACAGCGCGGCAACGGCAATCACACCCCGTCCGTCTTCGGGGCCGGATTACAATCCTGTGGTCACGCTGAACGGCTGGACTTTGCCGCACCGAATGAACAACGGCATCAAGGAATTCCACCTCATTGCTGAACCGGTAGAGCGTGAGCTGGCCGATGGCATGATCGCGCATCTGTGGGGCTATAACGGTCAGTCGACCGGCCCGACTATCGAGGCGGTGGAGGGTGACCGTGTCCGTATTTACGTGACCAACAGGCTGCCTGAACATACGACCGTGCATTGGCATGGTATGATCCTGCCCTCGGGCATGGACGGCGTCGGCGGCCTTAGCCATCCCGGCATTCCGCCGGGCAAAACCTACGTCTACGAGTTTGACCTAATCAAGTCCGGCACCTTTATGTATCACCCCCACGCGGATGAGATGGTGCAGATGGCGATGGGAATGATGGGCATGTTCGTGGTGCATCCCAAGGATCCGACGTTCATGCCTGTGGACCGCGATTTTCTGATCATGCTGAATGCGTTCGACATCGATCCAGGGACGTATGTGCCGCGCATCATGACGATGACGGATTTCAATCTCTGGACCTGGAACAGCCGGATATTCCCCGACATCGACCCGCTGGTCGTGAACAAGGGTGACCGGGTGCGCGTGCGGGTCGGCAACCTGACGATGACGAACCATCCGATCCACATGCACGGCTATGACTTCAAGGTCACCTGCACGGATGGCGGCTGGGTGCCGGAAGCCGCGCGATGGCCCGAGGTCAGCATCGACATCCCCGTGGGGGCCATGCGCGCCTATGAGTTCACCGCCGACCATCTGGGCGACTGGGCGATCCATTGCCACAAGTCGCACCACACGATGAATGCCATGGGCCACGATGTTCCCACCTTTATCGGGGTCGATAAAAAGCCGCTTGCGCAAAAGATCCGCCAGTTCCAGCCTGAATACATGCCGATGGGCACGGCTGGCATGGCGGATATGGGCAGGATGGAGATGCCGCTGCCCGACAATACCGTCCCAATGATGACGGGCTGGGGGCCTTACGGACCCATCGAAATGGGCGGCATGTTTTCGGTCGTGAAGGTGCGCGACGGCATCGACGCGGACGATTATTCCGACCCCGGCTGGTACGAGAACCCTCCGGGCGAACAGGCCTATGAGTGGACAGGCGAGCTGCCTGAATTTGCGTCCAATAGCAGCCCCAAAACCATCCTTACCCCAAAACCAACGTCGAAGGGCTAA
- the rbbA gene encoding ribosome-associated ATPase/putative transporter RbbA: MTDFVKADDFVASIAAVSHRYGKVTALDDVTLSIPAGRTVGLIGPDGVGKSTLMGLVSGAKRLQAGHIKTLGGDMSSARHRADIGRRIAFMPQGLGKNLYHDLSIRENLEFFGKLFGQNRAERAARIERLTRATGLAPFLDRPAGKLSGGMKQKLGLCAALIHDPDFLLLDEPTTGVDPLSRRQFWDLIDTIREGRPEMSVLVSTAYMEEAERFEHLIAMNEGRVLAQASPADLRTQTGTDTVGAAFVALLGGDIAAPQATHPAPAPIDIADGPPAIKAEGLTKRFGDFTAVDAVSFEIARGEIFGFLGSNGCGKTTTMKMLTGLTPATEGEAWIFGQPVDAQNLDARRRVGFMSQSFSLYGELTVRENLLLHARLFHLGADLTVERMADLVPRFGLEPYLDQGAASLPLGVRQRLSLAVAVIHGPDILILDEPTSGVDPQARDAFWNMLTDLARRERVTIFISTHFMDEGMRCDRISLMHAGKVLVTDEPQAIIDARGMETLEDAFIAHMLDAMPQEAAENDTDLTSTEAPETSTAAPRFSLRRLLAYTTREAMQVRRDPVRLVFSFIGSAILLLIMSFGISQEVREIPFAAFDQDQSPESRAYLSGFEDSQWFLERPRIRDAEELEQRMASGELALALQIPPDFGISVRRDEVAEIAALIDGTDTNRAGTVESYVEGAHSHVMTHDAQSALALSGLSASRTPDQAPPAKLEPRFHYNPAMESLPAIGPSIPPLLLLLFPAILMAVSVAREKEIGTITNFYVTPTGRAEFLIGKQLVYIAITLLNFIILTVLVVTVLDVPLKGSPAALVLGALLYAVAATGYGLLVSMMAKTQVTAVFAAAILSVMPTLQFSGMITPVSSLEGPARLLGTLWPTTWYMGLSVGTFTKGLGLSELSGHLLRLAAFGPILTALAVLSLRKQER, encoded by the coding sequence ATGACGGATTTCGTCAAAGCAGACGATTTTGTCGCAAGCATCGCGGCAGTCAGCCATCGTTACGGCAAGGTCACCGCTCTCGACGATGTCACGCTCTCTATTCCGGCCGGACGGACGGTCGGGCTGATCGGGCCTGATGGTGTGGGAAAATCTACCCTCATGGGGCTCGTTTCGGGGGCAAAGCGACTGCAGGCGGGCCACATCAAGACGCTTGGCGGCGATATGTCCAGCGCCCGCCACCGCGCCGACATTGGGCGGAGGATCGCCTTCATGCCACAGGGATTGGGCAAAAACCTCTATCACGATCTAAGCATCCGCGAAAATCTGGAATTCTTCGGCAAGCTCTTTGGGCAGAACCGGGCCGAACGCGCCGCACGCATCGAGCGGCTGACCCGTGCCACAGGACTTGCGCCGTTTCTTGACCGTCCCGCCGGCAAGCTATCGGGCGGGATGAAGCAGAAACTGGGGCTCTGCGCGGCGCTAATCCACGACCCGGATTTCCTGCTACTGGACGAACCGACCACCGGCGTCGATCCGTTGTCGCGCCGTCAGTTCTGGGATTTGATCGACACCATCCGCGAGGGTCGCCCGGAAATGAGCGTCCTAGTCTCTACAGCCTACATGGAAGAGGCTGAGCGGTTCGAGCATCTCATCGCCATGAATGAAGGGCGCGTTCTGGCCCAGGCCAGCCCCGCCGACCTGAGAACGCAGACCGGAACCGACACCGTCGGAGCAGCTTTTGTCGCTCTTTTGGGCGGTGATATCGCCGCTCCACAAGCGACCCACCCTGCCCCGGCGCCGATCGACATCGCCGACGGGCCACCGGCGATAAAGGCCGAAGGCCTCACCAAACGCTTTGGCGATTTCACCGCCGTGGATGCGGTCAGCTTTGAGATCGCGCGCGGCGAGATATTCGGGTTTCTCGGCTCCAACGGCTGCGGCAAGACTACGACGATGAAGATGCTGACCGGTCTCACGCCCGCAACGGAGGGCGAGGCGTGGATTTTTGGCCAGCCTGTCGATGCGCAGAATCTGGATGCGCGTCGCCGGGTCGGCTTCATGTCGCAATCCTTCTCGCTTTATGGCGAATTGACCGTGCGTGAGAACCTTTTGCTGCATGCGCGGCTTTTTCATCTGGGCGCTGACCTGACCGTCGAACGGATGGCTGACCTTGTGCCACGTTTCGGGCTGGAGCCCTATCTTGATCAGGGTGCTGCATCGCTGCCGCTGGGAGTGCGCCAGCGTCTGTCGCTGGCTGTCGCGGTGATCCACGGCCCCGATATCCTGATCCTTGACGAACCGACATCGGGCGTCGATCCGCAGGCGCGCGATGCGTTCTGGAATATGCTGACGGATCTCGCCCGGCGCGAACGCGTGACGATCTTCATATCGACCCATTTCATGGACGAAGGGATGCGCTGCGATCGTATTTCGCTGATGCACGCGGGCAAGGTTCTGGTGACAGATGAGCCGCAAGCGATCATCGACGCGCGCGGCATGGAGACACTCGAAGACGCCTTTATCGCCCACATGCTGGATGCGATGCCGCAAGAGGCAGCTGAGAACGACACGGATTTGACCTCCACCGAGGCACCCGAAACATCCACCGCCGCGCCACGCTTTAGCCTCAGACGGCTACTGGCCTACACAACGCGCGAGGCGATGCAGGTGCGCCGCGATCCGGTCAGGCTGGTGTTTTCCTTCATTGGCAGCGCGATCCTGCTGCTGATCATGTCCTTCGGTATTTCACAGGAAGTGCGCGAAATCCCCTTCGCCGCCTTTGATCAGGACCAAAGTCCGGAAAGCCGCGCCTATCTGTCAGGCTTTGAGGATTCTCAGTGGTTTCTCGAGCGGCCGCGTATCCGTGATGCCGAAGAACTCGAGCAGCGCATGGCCAGCGGCGAATTGGCACTAGCACTACAGATTCCGCCAGATTTCGGCATCTCCGTGCGACGTGACGAGGTGGCCGAAATTGCTGCGCTGATCGACGGCACCGACACCAATCGCGCTGGCACCGTAGAAAGCTACGTTGAGGGCGCACATAGTCACGTGATGACCCACGACGCACAATCGGCGCTTGCTCTCTCCGGTCTGAGCGCCTCGCGTACGCCCGATCAGGCGCCGCCCGCAAAGCTTGAACCGCGCTTCCATTACAATCCCGCGATGGAAAGCCTGCCCGCCATCGGCCCCTCTATCCCGCCGTTATTGCTATTGCTATTCCCGGCAATCCTGATGGCGGTCAGCGTGGCGCGCGAAAAGGAAATTGGCACGATCACCAATTTCTACGTCACCCCCACCGGGCGCGCCGAATTCCTGATCGGCAAGCAACTGGTCTATATAGCCATCACGCTGCTTAATTTCATCATCCTGACAGTGCTTGTGGTCACGGTGCTGGATGTGCCCCTCAAGGGCAGTCCGGCGGCACTGGTTCTGGGTGCGCTGCTTTATGCGGTCGCGGCGACCGGGTATGGCCTGCTGGTGTCGATGATGGCCAAGACCCAGGTCACGGCGGTCTTTGCCGCGGCGATCCTATCGGTCATGCCGACGCTGCAATTCTCGGGCATGATCACGCCGGTGTCATCGCTGGAGGGCCCCGCGCGCCTTCTCGGCACGCTCTGGCCTACGACCTGGTATATGGGGCTGAGCGTTGGCACCTTTACCAAGGGGCTGGGACTGTCGGAATTGTCGGGCCACCTATTGCGCCTCGCCGCCTTCGGCCCGATCCTGACAGCGCTGGCCGTGCTCTCCCTGCGCAAGCAGGAGCGGTAG
- a CDS encoding HlyD family secretion protein codes for MSRRVSILLVLAVLAAFLGYALWKVFLAPSGLPPEGFARGNGRIEADLVDISTRLSGRIAEIAVQEGELVAQGDVLAVMDTTELEAQKMRAQAGVASAEAAVAVAKAGVTKAEANLALANSELTRAETLSERGVISRENLDIRRTEAQVAEAGLIAAQAEVRVRERAIDAEIANQREIEARIADSTLYAPQAGRILYRLTQPGEVLGNGGKVLTLVSLGNVYMEFFLPATQAPRVRLGDEARIVVDVRPDAAIPAIVSFVAPQAQFTPKQVETIAERESLMFRIRVRIPTHMVEARLAQIKTGVRGVAWVRLVGSDGSMPDWPQGLTPPVVKNLPAPLGNEPPAGDGSRK; via the coding sequence ATGTCGCGACGGGTTTCGATCCTTTTGGTTCTGGCAGTGCTGGCCGCGTTTCTGGGCTATGCGCTGTGGAAAGTATTTCTAGCCCCCAGCGGCCTGCCGCCCGAGGGTTTTGCCCGCGGAAATGGCAGGATCGAAGCCGACCTCGTCGATATTTCGACCCGCCTGTCAGGTCGGATCGCCGAGATTGCGGTGCAGGAAGGCGAGCTTGTTGCGCAGGGCGACGTTCTGGCTGTGATGGATACTACGGAGCTGGAGGCGCAGAAAATGCGCGCTCAGGCCGGCGTGGCCAGTGCCGAGGCCGCAGTAGCGGTGGCAAAGGCCGGTGTGACCAAGGCCGAGGCGAACCTCGCGCTTGCCAATAGCGAACTCACTCGTGCCGAAACGCTGAGCGAACGCGGGGTCATCTCGCGCGAGAACCTCGATATTCGCCGCACCGAGGCGCAAGTGGCCGAGGCAGGGCTTATCGCCGCGCAAGCCGAAGTCCGTGTGCGAGAGCGCGCAATCGATGCCGAAATCGCAAACCAGCGCGAGATCGAGGCAAGGATCGCCGACAGCACGCTCTATGCGCCTCAGGCGGGTCGCATTCTTTATCGTCTTACCCAACCCGGCGAAGTGCTGGGCAACGGAGGCAAGGTGCTGACGCTGGTCAGCCTGGGCAATGTCTATATGGAGTTTTTCCTACCTGCCACGCAAGCGCCGCGCGTGCGTTTGGGGGACGAGGCGCGGATCGTCGTCGATGTCCGGCCCGATGCCGCTATCCCTGCAATAGTCAGCTTCGTCGCCCCGCAGGCGCAATTCACGCCGAAACAGGTCGAAACCATCGCAGAGCGCGAAAGCCTGATGTTCCGTATCCGCGTGCGCATCCCAACGCACATGGTCGAGGCGCGTCTGGCCCAGATCAAGACCGGCGTGCGTGGCGTTGCTTGGGTACGGCTGGTAGGCTCGGACGGCAGTATGCCTGATTGGCCCCAAGGGCTGACGCCGCCGGTGGTCAAAAACCTTCCTGCGCCATTGGGGAACGAGCCCCCGGCCGGTGACGGATCGCGAAAATGA
- a CDS encoding TetR/AcrR family transcriptional regulator, translated as MNASRQKNLPADERRNVTVEAVVDLAGKTNPDSITTAAIAKHMNLTQGALFRHFPNKEAIWQAVMTWVAERLMARIEKAAEGIDSPLETMQAMFLAHVAFVSEHPGAPRMMFGELQGAKATPAKRMARAMLKQYAVRLNDLIKAGKERGELRSDLDGEAAATLFIGTIQGLVMQSLIADDMSRMVDDAPRAFAIYRRGIIAGFSDEEG; from the coding sequence ATGAACGCATCCCGACAGAAAAACCTTCCTGCCGACGAGCGGCGCAACGTCACCGTCGAAGCGGTGGTCGATTTGGCCGGTAAAACAAATCCGGATTCGATCACGACCGCAGCAATCGCCAAGCATATGAACCTGACTCAGGGCGCACTCTTTCGGCATTTCCCGAACAAGGAGGCGATCTGGCAGGCGGTCATGACATGGGTGGCTGAACGCCTCATGGCGCGCATCGAAAAAGCTGCCGAGGGAATAGACTCCCCGCTTGAGACGATGCAGGCGATGTTTCTGGCCCATGTCGCCTTCGTTTCCGAGCATCCCGGCGCGCCGCGGATGATGTTCGGCGAATTGCAGGGGGCCAAGGCGACGCCGGCCAAACGCATGGCGCGCGCGATGCTGAAACAGTATGCGGTCCGGCTGAATGACCTCATCAAAGCCGGAAAGGAGCGTGGCGAATTGCGCTCTGATCTGGACGGCGAGGCGGCAGCGACGCTTTTCATCGGCACGATCCAAGGCCTTGTGATGCAATCGCTGATCGCGGACGACATGAGCCGCATGGTCGACGATGCCCCGCGCGCATTTGCCATTTACCGACGCGGCATCATCGCAGGATTTTCGGACGAAGAAGGATAA
- a CDS encoding alpha/beta hydrolase translates to MTCLLRIDLKALTRSVFLLVFIAAAGCTPRSQPQALSVVPQGHTATRQVTITVATTRARDASTASYSDLRAPKLNYEMFTISIPPTHKISEIEWPKSQPNPQTSFAVTDRRELPDFALNAGKRDILIFVHGYNYTFAESLFRLAQVAADADLKESPVLFAWPSAASVTGYVADKDAVTYSRDDLVHLLTVVAADPAIENITLFGHSMGGWLVAEALRQLRLSGQHKVIDRLGNVVLAAPDIDIDVFRRQVQTIGKLNPPITLLVSPDDRALKLSERLAGSRGRVGTRDANDPRVQALAAAHGIRVIDISKVDAPDGSNHNRFAALMKVLPRATKTTFASLAHAGSFILEPASATLVSSNK, encoded by the coding sequence ATGACCTGTCTTCTGCGCATTGATCTCAAGGCATTGACCCGGTCGGTTTTCTTGCTGGTATTCATTGCGGCAGCGGGTTGCACGCCGCGCTCCCAGCCGCAGGCGTTGTCGGTCGTTCCGCAAGGCCACACTGCAACGCGGCAGGTGACCATCACGGTCGCCACAACCCGCGCGCGCGATGCCAGCACAGCCAGCTACTCGGACCTGCGCGCGCCCAAGCTTAACTACGAAATGTTCACTATCTCTATCCCACCTACCCACAAGATTTCCGAGATCGAATGGCCAAAATCACAGCCAAATCCGCAGACCAGCTTTGCCGTGACGGATCGCAGGGAATTACCGGATTTTGCGTTGAATGCCGGCAAGCGCGATATCCTGATCTTTGTTCACGGCTACAATTACACCTTCGCGGAATCCTTGTTCAGGCTGGCACAGGTCGCTGCCGACGCAGACCTGAAGGAAAGTCCCGTTCTATTTGCCTGGCCGTCTGCTGCATCCGTGACAGGGTATGTCGCCGACAAGGATGCCGTCACCTATTCGCGGGACGATCTGGTGCATTTACTGACGGTTGTCGCGGCCGATCCGGCCATTGAAAACATTACCCTTTTCGGGCACAGCATGGGCGGCTGGCTTGTCGCCGAGGCCTTGCGTCAACTCAGGCTGAGCGGTCAGCACAAGGTGATTGACCGGTTGGGTAATGTGGTGCTGGCCGCGCCGGACATCGACATAGATGTTTTTCGTCGTCAGGTCCAAACCATCGGCAAACTGAACCCACCGATAACCCTGCTCGTCTCGCCGGATGATCGCGCGTTGAAACTCTCAGAGCGGCTGGCTGGATCGCGTGGCAGAGTCGGTACAAGGGATGCAAACGATCCCAGAGTTCAGGCTCTCGCAGCGGCCCACGGTATCCGAGTGATTGATATTTCAAAAGTGGATGCACCGGACGGAAGCAATCACAATAGGTTCGCAGCTCTGATGAAAGTGCTGCCGCGTGCAACCAAGACGACATTCGCTTCGCTTGCGCATGCGGGCTCATTCATCCTTGAACCAGCAAGCGCCACGCTGGTTTCTTCGAACAAGTGA
- a CDS encoding ABC transporter permease — translation MRQLANIFWLAGKELKSVLGDPVMVILILWSFIVAVILEASGAGDTVYNAAIAILDEDSSMLSRQITDALGPPWFQPPVLISPDQVKPEMDAGRIMFVLAFPPGFEADVIAGLMPAAQLEVDATAVSQAQLGTDYIVNILTSETRAFLSGDPDAPDPALRLELRRAFNPNGNPVWFKSVSSLLNQLSLLTIALTGAAMLREREQGTIEHLMVMPLTPLEIALSKVLANVIVVLAAFTLSLLFVVQGLLQVPVAGSVALLLTGTAVYLAAAAAIGMFLGTMARSMAQFALLVIMVIIPIIMLSGGMGAIESQPDIVQRLTTILPSRHFLTFAKAVVFRGAGLETVWVQLALMGGLGLAFFVASLALFRRSMNLS, via the coding sequence ATGCGCCAGCTTGCCAACATCTTCTGGCTTGCGGGAAAGGAGCTGAAAAGCGTCCTTGGCGATCCCGTCATGGTAATCCTAATTCTGTGGTCATTTATCGTCGCCGTGATTCTTGAGGCAAGCGGCGCGGGCGACACGGTCTACAATGCGGCCATCGCCATCCTGGACGAGGATAGCTCCATGCTGTCGCGCCAGATCACCGACGCCCTCGGCCCGCCATGGTTCCAGCCGCCAGTGCTGATCAGCCCTGATCAGGTAAAGCCTGAAATGGACGCTGGCCGGATCATGTTTGTCCTTGCCTTTCCACCCGGTTTTGAGGCCGACGTGATCGCAGGACTCATGCCCGCCGCCCAGCTTGAGGTCGATGCCACAGCCGTCTCCCAAGCTCAGCTTGGGACCGATTACATCGTCAACATCCTGACCTCGGAAACCCGTGCGTTTCTGTCGGGCGACCCTGATGCGCCCGATCCGGCGTTGCGGTTGGAATTGCGCCGCGCCTTCAACCCCAACGGTAATCCGGTCTGGTTCAAGTCGGTCTCGTCGCTTCTGAATCAACTATCTCTTTTGACTATCGCACTGACAGGGGCGGCGATGCTGCGTGAACGCGAGCAGGGCACGATCGAACATCTGATGGTGATGCCCCTCACACCGCTGGAAATCGCGCTGTCCAAAGTGCTGGCAAATGTGATCGTGGTGCTGGCGGCCTTTACCCTCTCGCTACTATTCGTCGTTCAGGGATTGCTTCAGGTGCCGGTGGCCGGATCGGTGGCACTGCTATTGACCGGAACAGCAGTGTACCTCGCCGCCGCTGCCGCCATCGGGATGTTTCTGGGCACTATGGCGCGCAGCATGGCGCAATTCGCGCTGCTGGTAATCATGGTCATCATCCCAATCATCATGCTCTCAGGCGGCATGGGCGCTATCGAAAGCCAGCCTGACATCGTGCAGCGGCTGACCACGATCCTCCCCTCGCGCCATTTCCTGACCTTCGCCAAGGCAGTCGTGTTCCGCGGCGCGGGGCTGGAAACGGTCTGGGTTCAACTGGCGCTTATGGGCGGTTTGGGGCTGGCGTTCTTTGTCGCCAGCTTGGCGCTGTTCCGCCGCTCTATGAACCTGTCATGA
- a CDS encoding copper-binding protein: MKNLLLTTALTFTLAAPAFASGTHDGGHDTDKADDQAAMMIGMPGDPAKVDRTIDVSMSETDDGEMLFEPRELEIATGETIRFNIVNKGGTEHEFVLDTMMGNAKHKEMMAKMDMEHDDPNSVRLDEGASGEVVWKFSEAGTFEFACLIPGHYESGMHGPITVGDKMAQADVEYTTGKIKKIDAKAGKVTIIHGPLVNLDMPAMTMVFRADEATIANMSEGQDIEFVADRVKGKLTVTQMK; the protein is encoded by the coding sequence ATGAAAAATCTACTTTTGACGACTGCGCTGACGTTTACTCTGGCTGCTCCGGCTTTCGCCTCCGGCACCCACGATGGAGGGCATGATACGGACAAGGCTGACGATCAAGCCGCGATGATGATCGGTATGCCGGGTGATCCCGCCAAAGTAGACCGCACCATTGACGTTTCGATGAGCGAAACCGACGACGGCGAAATGCTGTTCGAACCGCGCGAATTGGAAATCGCAACGGGCGAGACGATCCGCTTTAACATCGTCAACAAGGGCGGAACCGAGCATGAATTTGTCCTCGACACCATGATGGGCAACGCCAAGCACAAGGAGATGATGGCCAAGATGGACATGGAGCACGACGATCCCAATTCCGTCCGGCTTGACGAGGGCGCGTCGGGCGAAGTTGTCTGGAAATTCTCAGAAGCAGGGACGTTCGAATTCGCCTGCCTGATCCCCGGCCACTACGAGTCCGGCATGCATGGGCCAATCACCGTGGGGGATAAAATGGCGCAGGCCGATGTGGAATACACCACCGGCAAGATCAAGAAAATCGACGCCAAGGCGGGCAAGGTGACCATCATTCACGGCCCGCTGGTCAATCTGGATATGCCCGCGATGACCATGGTATTCCGTGCTGACGAGGCAACGATTGCCAACATGTCCGAAGGTCAGGATATCGAGTTTGTCGCTGACCGCGTCAAAGGCAAGCTGACCGTCACTCAGATGAAATGA
- a CDS encoding TolC family protein, which translates to MRVVSLSLVIGVPLVLGACATAIPGAYTESKAGFANVSGQTSAAIGKRTAFAQTQAENEALNREVQGMVHGKTLSADTAVQVALLNNKGLQASYANVGLSAAEAWQQATPENPVVSIGVLGIGAAELGAYRAIEGMIATNILNAKTRQQRVALADVNFRTAQLTAVNDTLTLANQTRQAWVNAVAAFETVSYLKRAKATSDAGSELARKLGETGALNKAGQAREQAFNAELAGQLAQARMNAAGAKENLTRLMGLWGADVDYYVPDALPALPRSVGRIANIEAKALRNRFDLQVAKLGLEAQAAAFGLTDQTRLVTDLEIIAGFEAEREVEDGARKTETTPQIELEFAIPIYDTGKARMRKAELAYLQAANVLAEKAVNVRSEARGAEAAYHASYKIARHYRDILVPLRKTVEDEGLLSYNGMITNTFELLTDVRAKLGASLESANAKREFFMAQADLTAAIYGGGAGSGGAGGVGATLAASGSAGH; encoded by the coding sequence ATGCGGGTTGTCAGCCTTTCACTCGTCATTGGCGTTCCTCTGGTCCTTGGCGCCTGCGCAACCGCGATCCCCGGCGCCTACACGGAGTCCAAGGCAGGATTTGCCAACGTGTCGGGCCAGACCTCGGCGGCCATCGGTAAGCGCACCGCGTTCGCACAGACACAGGCCGAGAACGAAGCACTGAACCGCGAGGTGCAGGGCATGGTGCACGGCAAGACCCTTTCTGCGGACACTGCCGTTCAAGTCGCCCTGCTCAACAACAAGGGCCTGCAGGCCTCCTATGCGAATGTCGGTCTGTCGGCTGCCGAGGCATGGCAACAGGCGACGCCTGAAAACCCGGTGGTGTCCATCGGCGTGCTGGGCATCGGGGCTGCAGAACTGGGGGCTTACCGCGCGATAGAGGGCATGATCGCGACAAACATCCTGAATGCTAAAACCCGCCAGCAGCGGGTTGCGCTGGCGGACGTGAATTTCCGCACAGCGCAGCTGACAGCCGTCAACGACACGCTGACACTCGCAAACCAGACCCGCCAAGCATGGGTGAACGCAGTCGCTGCCTTCGAGACGGTCAGCTATCTCAAACGCGCCAAAGCCACATCCGATGCGGGGTCCGAACTTGCGCGTAAGCTGGGTGAAACAGGCGCGCTGAACAAGGCAGGACAAGCACGAGAGCAGGCATTTAACGCCGAATTGGCAGGGCAACTAGCGCAGGCGCGGATGAATGCGGCCGGCGCCAAGGAAAACCTCACAAGGCTGATGGGTCTTTGGGGCGCTGATGTGGACTACTACGTGCCCGATGCACTGCCCGCATTGCCGCGTTCTGTCGGGCGGATCGCCAACATCGAGGCCAAGGCGCTGCGAAATCGGTTCGACCTTCAGGTAGCGAAATTGGGTCTTGAGGCGCAGGCAGCTGCGTTTGGGCTGACCGATCAGACCCGGCTGGTGACCGATCTCGAAATCATCGCTGGCTTTGAGGCCGAGCGTGAGGTGGAAGATGGAGCGCGAAAAACTGAAACTACCCCGCAGATCGAGCTAGAGTTTGCCATCCCAATCTACGACACCGGAAAGGCCCGGATGCGCAAGGCTGAGCTGGCCTATCTACAGGCGGCCAACGTCCTTGCCGAAAAGGCCGTCAACGTGCGCTCAGAAGCACGCGGTGCAGAGGCCGCGTATCACGCCTCCTACAAGATCGCGCGACACTACCGCGACATTCTGGTGCCGCTGCGCAAGACCGTCGAGGACGAGGGCCTGCTGTCCTACAACGGCATGATCACCAACACCTTCGAATTGCTGACCGACGTACGCGCAAAACTCGGCGCATCGCTCGAATCTGCCAATGCAAAACGCGAATTCTTCATGGCTCAGGCTGATCTGACGGCCGCCATCTACGGCGGCGGTGCAGGCAGCGGTGGTGCCGGTGGGGTGGGTGCAACTCTTGCCGCCAGTGGCAGCGCAGGACACTGA